AGCTCAGAGGAGACGATGGAAGGAAGGAGTAATAAAAGTGAAAacgaaaactaaaaactgaaatctatttcaaattcttttcacttttgttattcctccctctcatcctctctctcaatctcatcctcactcccattctcactctcatttttctttatactctagcacaaaaaatgaaaaataaaaactaaaaactaaaattgaaatggttatcaaacgggtCTTTAATTACGTtaattatgattatattaatCGCAGGTTTATATTGTGTACATGGGGGACAAGCCAAAGCTCGACATTCCCACCACTACCACCTTGCCTCTTCATGTAGACATGCTTCAAAACGTAGTTGGCAGCAGGTTCAttatcacatatataatataagttTACTGCCTTTTTTTGTTAGGATTAACGAGTTTTCTAGATGAGTAATTGGTGACAATTATATAACTAATTAACATTACGAGGATATGATTTACAATTTAGTAAACTATAGCTAACAGAGGAAGAAGCTCTCCTAACTTGAGTTAGTTTATGTTCAGCAATATTGCACAAGAACCTCTCCTACTGCACAGCTACAAGAGAAGCTTCAATGGCTTTGCTGCAAAGCTAACAGAGGAAGAAGCTCAAAAAATGGCTGGTTGTGGATCTAGCTTTCTTTCCAATTTGCATAAAAAGTTCTGACCATTATAAGTTTATATCTAACTGGAAGCttgtatgtgtgtatatatatacatacaggAATGGCTGGTGTGGTGTCTGTTTTCCCTAATGAGAAGCAGAAGCTCCACACAACAAGGTCATGGAACTTCATCGGGTTTCATGAAAACGTGAAGAGAAGCACTGTTGAAAGCGATATCATCGTTGGGGTGATCGACACTGGAGTTTGGCCGGAATCTGCCAGCTTCAGTGATGCCGGGTTTGGTCCACCaccaaaaaaatggaaaggcACATGCCAAGGCTCATCCAATTTTACTTGCAACAAGTAAGGCTAATATACTAGACCTGTCATGTTGCTAGATAATAAATGTAAAAATCATCCGTTTTATGTGATAATTGATTTACATTGTTGCTATGGTTGAAACAGTAAAATCATTGGAGCACGGTATTACCGCATTAGTGAACCCTTCGTCAAAGGTGAGATCAAGTCTCCACGAGACTCGGAAGGCCATGGAACCCACACTGCATCAACGGCGGCAGGAAACTTAGTTAGCAAAGCAAGCCTATTTGGTTTGGGGTTGGGGACAGCAAGAGGAGGGGTCCCAGCAGCACGTATTGCAGTGTACAAAGCATGCTGGTCGACTGGTTGTAGTTTCGCTGATACTCTAGCGGCATTTGATGATGCGATCGCAGATGGTGTCGACATAATATCTGCCTCCCTCGGGCCGACGTCTCCGGACGATTATTTCAGGACACCAGTTACCATTGGAGCCTTTCACGCTTTAAGAAAAGGAATTCTGACTTCCACTGCTGCTGGGAACGACGGTCCAGCCCTCAAGACCATCACAGTCTTTGCGCCATGGTGTCTTTCTGTGGCTGCAACCACCATAGATCGGGAGTTTGTTACCAAGGTTCAATTGGGTAACCAAAAAATCTATGAGGTACAATTAAGAGAACCTATAGCTAATTAACATGCCCTCACTTAAGCAATtgaattaatatattaatttacttCTTTGGCGTATATAGGGAATTGTAACAAACACATTTGACCTCAAGGGCAAGTTCTATCCTCTAATATATGCTGGAGACGCACCCAATAGGACAGCAGGCTACGGCGGGTCTATATCTAAGTAAATACAATTATACACGTTGGGTAAGATTTATGGGATATAGTTTCAGTCTGATAATAATATGTATGATGGTACCGTACAGGACATGCAAACCAGGCACGTTAGACCACAATTTGGTGAAGGGCAAGATTGTTCTTTGCGATGGGACGACTGGCTATGGGGCCTATTTTGCAGGTGCAGTTGGAGTTATTTTGCAAAGCCGACCTGTTGCAGATGTGCTTGACCCTCTTCCCATGCCTGCCTCTTGCCTTGGTTTGGATAGTGGTAACAGCATTTACTATTACATTACCTCAACAAGGTACACAAATATTATTTGTAACTTTTGAGCTAAACCAGATCAGATTGAgtttaataaattttgaacATTGTAATGATTAATTTGTAGGAACCCAACtgcaacaatttttaaaagtacTGAGGATATTGACACACTGTCCCCATATGTGCCATCCTTCTCATCAAGGGGTCCTAATCCAGTCAGTCCTAACATTCTCAAGGTACGTACGTAATTACTTGGAACTTGATGAACACTCAAgactcttttattttatatataattagctAGCTAGGCTGCAGCACTTCATCTCTCCTTAATTTTTCCCCTTGTTATGTTGCAGCCAGATATAGCTGCTCCGGGAGCTTCTATTTTGGCATCATGGCCTCCAATTGCCCCGGTTTCGGATTATCCAGGAGATGACAGAGTAGCATCATACAATGTAATCTCAGGGACATCAATGGCTTGCCCACATGCCACAGGGATAGCTGCATACGTCAAATCATTTCACCCCAATTGGACTCCTGCTGCTATCCAATCTGCTCTTATTACCACCGGTAGGGCTGTGTATAAACGTGATCAGttattatgcaagaaaaattattttaattacgTACAATTTTAGTATGGCCTAACCACGTATATCTTGGATTATTTGTAACGATTTTGCAGCTAAACCCTTGAGTCCCGATCTTAACCCTGAAGCCGAATTTGCATATGGAGCTGGCCAAATTGACCCTGTTAGGGCTCCATATCCTGGTTTGGTATATGATGCTACTGAACTGGACTACATAGAATTTTTGTGTACACAAGGCTATAGTACTAAATTATTGCAATCTATTACCGGGCACAAGAGTTGCTGCTCATCAAAAACTAATTATGGAGCACTCAGTGATAATTTGAATTATCCTTCTTTTGCACTTTCCTCCTCTAATCCAAACTCCATCAGTGGGGTTTTCAATAGGACAGCCACAAATGTTGGATCACCAAGGTCCACATATAAAGCTAAAGTGATCGGTGCAACGAAAGGACTTGAAATCAAAGTTAATCCAAGCATTCTATCGTTCTCATCTCTCGGGCAGAAGCTATCCTTTCAGGTCACGGTAAAAGGGTCAATTCATCACAAATCCCGTGTCTCTACTTCTCTGGTGTGGGATGATGGTACTTTCCAAGTGAGGAGCCCCATTGTTGTCTATTCTATATATTAAGTGGTGCATGGATCATGTAATCCTGTATTGATctaagaataagaaaaagcAAGTTGCACTACTGAGGATCAAATGCCACATCtctaatatttaatatatCTATCGATTATGGGTGATAAGACTTTACTATGATGCAGAAGCTTGAAAtgtatcttttattttattgtactTGTTTGGAGTGATCCCATGCAAATCCCATCCCttgttgttgttcttgtttAGTACATTTCCTATTGAGAGAGGCGataacatattaaactcacacatacTACACGGATACTAAGACTCGAACCCATAACTTTTCTGACGCAGCAAGATATAAGGGATAAGGAGATTAAACGATAACCCTACAAGTAATAATGTCGGAATCTACCAATAAACTGGAATCCACTAGAGAAATTGAGTAAACCTCAAAtatattgattaaaaataagatGAATAAACTTTCAAATACAACACCATGAGTTGgcttaaatagaaaacaaagaaactctaAAACCGTAGAAAACCCTAGGTTCTAGAATATTCCTAAACTTAgctaataagaaaataataaatatcatattatgaaaataatatCCTAATAGATAACTTAttcttcaaaatataaaataaaacattaaattaaatacaaatctTGACAGAATCATAATTGCTTCAAACTTCCTCAATCAATTAGAAAATCTCAACGATACAccttccttcttttcctaGCGCCATAATTgacatttaatttgaattttcctCTCTTGCACGATTTCCTTCCAACTTTGAGccactttattttaattaatttttcacaCCATAATTGACCCATATTTCATCCTATATCAGACCCCTTCACTTGTAAAGAACTTGACTTAGAGTTCTCGTAAAATGAACCTGAGTAGGCATAGAACTTGATGTGTAGATAAACTCTTCAATTTGTAGAATTTGGGCTTGCTCATATTTGGATGGAATAATCATATAATTAATTCTATAAACAAGATTAGAATAGGGagctttatttttaaaacacaatatagtttactaatttggaagataggaatacaatttcatctaattaGCATAAGGCCAAATACCAAAATGTAGTacctaattttacaaaaatatcattaaaaaatatcaaaattacacacaatgccactccttctaaggcaagcatactatgccacatgtccatatctagctgttgaggcccaaaaaagtcCATGGTTAGCCCCAAATAAGTTCCCGGCCCAATATGATATTGTTTTAAGAAAAGTCATATATCGGAGTGCACGAAGGCTCGTTATATACAAGTCATAGTCTACACGCcatgctaaataaataatttgtcatGTCAAGGACTgagataatattataaaatacaagccCATGCTAAACTAAGCACCGTGTCCCTCTTCAAGGATGATAAAATTGAAACACGCCAAGCGACACGCCATGCCAAGCAAGGAATTATTATTCCGCACCCAATCATgccacaagcttaagtgggccctaAGTCACTCAAATATCcagggcttgcttgagtgggttgtggtatggatggtaatgaattgtcatgaggcccattgatgggccgagaAATTGAAGTCCCGGGTTGCTTGGCTcgaaactcaagcccatttcataggcccaaacatgtgggtgagcacaaagagaaaaatagcccaaccaaaatagcccattaactcaaccaaaaagcCCAATGCTTGATAAGGATAGCCCACTTACTTGGTAAATCAATTTGGCCCATACAATCACAATAAAGAGCTGCAAAGCCCCAACACTTGGCtggaaaaataaaagccaCGAAAGGGAAGTCTGAAGGTCCATTATACAAAGCTGCTGGGAAGTTCCATCACATGAGAAAGGAGCAAGTTGCAAGCAAAAGACACCTAAGGGACCAAAGGATATTGGCGCGCAACCTACTAGGAGAGGAATCGCCTTTTGAACCAGCATGCATACCTATTCTCTTTCCCTCATCAGACCTAGCCatggaagaaggaagaaaagaaaagaaaaagatggctggaaaTAGAGGCAGCTGTGGGAAAGAGCATTGAGCTCGAAAAAATCCCTGATTATGTGAGATTGGACAGAGAAGATTTTGCTAAAATAAGATAAGTCAAAGAAGGAgaggagaaaggaaggaaaaagttAGGCCAAATTagatagaaaccattagggtttcttgaaaAAAGATGGCTTCCAGCGGCTATAAAGGGGCCTCTTCTACCCAACCAAGGACAACCCACATTTTCatagagcaagcttcctctctcacCTGCAACACTAAGCAAATTCGTGCTATGTTCATCCTCTTCCCTATTTTTTCCCCCTTCTGGCAGGCTGCTCTAGCATTTGATAGAGTCAATGTGAAGCTGCTGGAAATAATACTCAAGCCACCCattcctctctttttccttattcTCAGCCAAATctgcatataaaaataaaaactgcaacaaaaatacaatgtagatatcaattatgttaaaaataaaaataaaattaaataaaacaaggaaagaacaaaaatcaaattttaattaaatgaaaactgcaatgcagtttccaaatCTACATTTGTCACATCCCAGAATCGGCTCCGccatagcacgatattgtctgctTTTGGCCCTCCTTTCTGCCctcatggttttgtttctgggaactcacgagcacttcccagtgggtcaccaatcctaggattgctctacccccaactcgcttaacttcggagttcccatgactccaaAGCCAATGAgatcccaaaaggcctcgtgctagatagaGGTgtgcatgtacatataaagcacatcaccccctcttcgttagtcgatgtgggatgttacaatccaacCCCCTTAGGAGCCCAACGTCCttgtcggcacactcgcactaCACGgtagagtggctctgatactaaattgtcacatcccgggatcggctccgccgtatcACGATATTTTCCGCTTtaggcccccctctctgccctcacagttttgtttctaAAGAACTCAAGAGCAATTTCCAGTAGGTCACCCATcatgggattgctctagccccaactcacTTAACTTCGAAGTTcctatgactccgaagccaatgagctcccaaaaggtcTTGTGCTATATGGAAGTggacatgtacatataaggcacatcaccccctctttGTTGGTCGGTGTGGGATGTTACAGCAATGTagtttccaaaagtccaattttgagttcccttgctcTTGGGTAGTTATGATCTTCTCTTACCCACTCAATTCCTCATTTGGGTGCCTCTACTCTTtaaattggtgaggttgaaggccaagaaaagaacaaaaatcaaattgtaattaaatgaaaattgtaatgcagtttccaaaagtccaattttgagttctcttgctcttgggtagttctactcttctcttgcccacccaattcctcatctagatagcctctactcttcaaattggtgaggttgaaggccaaggaaagagcaaaaattcaattgtaattaaatgaaaactgcaatgcagtttccgaaagtccaattttgagtttccttgctcttgggtagttctactcttctcaTGCCCACCAATTCCTCATCTGGGTAGCCTCTACTCTTTGGATTTGTGAGGTTGAAGTCcaagaaaatagcaaaaatccaattgtaattaaatgaaaactgcaatgca
Above is a window of Prunus persica cultivar Lovell chromosome G2, Prunus_persica_NCBIv2, whole genome shotgun sequence DNA encoding:
- the LOC18786245 gene encoding cucumisin, whose product is MDLVPWSRKGFFHVVWFFLLGLTCTLLVDVTHSDAHPDTRKVYIVYMGDKPKLDIPTTTTLPLHVDMLQNVVGSSNIAQEPLLLHSYKRSFNGFAAKLTEEEAQKMAGMAGVVSVFPNEKQKLHTTRSWNFIGFHENVKRSTVESDIIVGVIDTGVWPESASFSDAGFGPPPKKWKGTCQGSSNFTCNNKIIGARYYRISEPFVKGEIKSPRDSEGHGTHTASTAAGNLVSKASLFGLGLGTARGGVPAARIAVYKACWSTGCSFADTLAAFDDAIADGVDIISASLGPTSPDDYFRTPVTIGAFHALRKGILTSTAAGNDGPALKTITVFAPWCLSVAATTIDREFVTKVQLGNQKIYEGIVTNTFDLKGKFYPLIYAGDAPNRTAGYGGSISKTCKPGTLDHNLVKGKIVLCDGTTGYGAYFAGAVGVILQSRPVADVLDPLPMPASCLGLDSGNSIYYYITSTRNPTATIFKSTEDIDTLSPYVPSFSSRGPNPVSPNILKPDIAAPGASILASWPPIAPVSDYPGDDRVASYNVISGTSMACPHATGIAAYVKSFHPNWTPAAIQSALITTAKPLSPDLNPEAEFAYGAGQIDPVRAPYPGLVYDATELDYIEFLCTQGYSTKLLQSITGHKSCCSSKTNYGALSDNLNYPSFALSSSNPNSISGVFNRTATNVGSPRSTYKAKVIGATKGLEIKVNPSILSFSSLGQKLSFQVTVKGSIHHKSRVSTSLVWDDGTFQVRSPIVVYSIY